The proteins below come from a single Deinococcus radiodurans R1 = ATCC 13939 = DSM 20539 genomic window:
- a CDS encoding erythromycin esterase family protein, whose product MTKIFAKEWNMSDPGRALASFFATLPTRPQLLALGEPNHTDDAFPAQRNRLFRTLVEEYGFRSIALESDILAGQRVNAYVTGGADDLEEVMRTGFSHDFGRRAANRELVGWLRDFNAGRSADEQVHFYGFDPPMENLWAASPRASLLTLHALLARQVPALPVSAATIERLCGDDARWANPAAGMDAAQSIGHSDEARQLRVLTDDLLHRLETGAPGLAEQPDFWEAQLAARTAAGLLRYHAVMADPAPDRIARMLAARDLLMAGHLLAIAEREQRCGPTLVFAHNLHLQRPLSRMKMGAQKIGAQTLDWWGAGAHVSRRLGERYAFIASYPGAAEETFLVPSSELTEAAATQLSVRDDGQPYSFPFKLSDLPFLNGALLVGQF is encoded by the coding sequence ATGACCAAAATCTTCGCGAAAGAATGGAACATGTCGGACCCCGGTCGGGCGCTCGCGTCCTTCTTCGCCACTCTCCCGACGCGCCCCCAACTGCTGGCATTGGGCGAACCCAACCACACCGACGACGCCTTTCCGGCGCAGCGCAACCGCCTGTTTCGCACGCTCGTCGAGGAGTACGGCTTTCGTTCGATTGCTCTGGAAAGCGACATCCTGGCGGGGCAGCGGGTCAACGCTTATGTGACGGGCGGCGCGGACGACCTTGAAGAGGTCATGCGGACAGGCTTCAGCCACGACTTTGGCCGCCGGGCCGCCAACCGCGAACTGGTGGGCTGGCTGCGCGACTTCAACGCGGGGCGCTCTGCGGACGAGCAGGTGCACTTCTACGGCTTCGACCCGCCGATGGAAAACCTCTGGGCGGCGAGTCCCCGCGCCAGTCTGCTCACGCTGCACGCTTTGCTCGCCCGCCAGGTGCCCGCGTTGCCTGTGAGCGCCGCGACCATCGAGCGCCTGTGCGGAGACGACGCCCGCTGGGCCAATCCAGCGGCGGGAATGGACGCCGCACAGTCCATCGGCCACAGCGACGAGGCGCGGCAATTGCGGGTGCTGACCGACGACCTCCTTCACCGGCTCGAAACCGGGGCGCCGGGCCTGGCCGAGCAGCCGGATTTCTGGGAGGCGCAACTCGCCGCCCGCACCGCTGCCGGCCTGCTCCGCTACCACGCGGTGATGGCGGACCCCGCCCCGGACCGCATTGCCCGGATGCTCGCCGCGCGTGACCTGCTGATGGCCGGGCACCTGCTCGCCATTGCCGAGCGCGAGCAGCGGTGCGGGCCGACGCTGGTCTTCGCCCACAACCTGCACCTGCAACGCCCGCTCAGCCGTATGAAGATGGGGGCCCAGAAGATAGGGGCTCAGACGCTCGACTGGTGGGGCGCCGGGGCGCACGTCAGCCGCCGCCTAGGCGAGCGCTACGCCTTCATCGCCAGTTATCCGGGCGCCGCAGAGGAGACTTTTCTGGTGCCTTCTTCCGAACTCACGGAAGCTGCGGCCACCCAGTTGTCAGTCAGGGACGACGGTCAGCCCTATTCTTTTCCGTTCAAACTCTCTGACCTCCCGTTTCTGAACGGTGCGCTCCTCGTAGGCCAATTCTGA
- a CDS encoding HD domain-containing phosphohydrolase translates to MPAPFYELAKDVEQSLITDPEKAREVAAKLHAATDTAQGLHRAYAELLLARTLLSTRQWQAALESFEKARKSLLALERAALVAHAVLGRVYILLGTGQYAEASAEAAELEAQLANGPVQAMEIRALALNAIAYAEYAQGRPVQAINHLKEALKLREQLSPIIIAACLCNLGISNIEQGNYREAIYWLMEAYRAHPDSNEDRQLELATLTNLAYAHYLAGDLSLATEITQKAYAAAGEWQSYKVRAYSALNLGTYNTELQQTGRARSYLQEALVLSQTQPELTADAVLRASILDSLGTLEHQDGNSESALELYTRAREIAQRDELPAVEALTQLNIGRMLGQLGRPEARAELERALELAVAACLFKEQFEAHTALAELTAAAADWRSAYRHQQELTRLKLHLLEGEHERQRKELRAELDLEQMRREGELSRERLKIEVAARERAEAETLERTQQLAQAQREVVLCLALAAEYRDSITGEHIKRVGTFAAHIALALGWSQADAELLMLASRLHDVGKIGIPDSILLKPGKLTEVEYVQMQAHTLIGSQILGQGNSALLKLAQTIALSHHERWNGEGYPYGLHGEAIPLAGRIVAVADVYDALIQRRPYKAAWTPEQAAAELSAQAGRHFDPALVEVALRILNDVHYSVDELKELGPPTVGPAAASLERELALRTQELQEARKNAGELLQLALSDSLTGLHNRRALELDLEQRIYPGAVDFYMTSLDLDSLKEINDSQGHQYGDQLLRQFALCLRQSCAAGKTYRIGGDEFAVLWNLDVTEQDIVQVLRRLPQNLRVTGQPGISFSYGSACYNRDAATAGDLLRVSDARMYRMKVGRRGEETDSIWFKEDH, encoded by the coding sequence TTGCCCGCTCCCTTTTACGAACTGGCAAAGGACGTCGAGCAGTCCCTGATCACTGATCCTGAAAAAGCCAGAGAAGTCGCCGCCAAACTCCACGCCGCTACCGATACTGCTCAGGGACTGCACCGGGCCTACGCTGAACTGCTGCTGGCCCGGACCCTGCTGTCGACCCGGCAATGGCAGGCGGCGCTGGAAAGTTTTGAGAAGGCGCGGAAAAGTCTTCTCGCTCTTGAGCGCGCAGCACTCGTGGCACATGCCGTACTGGGCCGCGTTTATATTTTGCTCGGAACCGGACAGTACGCGGAGGCGAGTGCAGAAGCGGCAGAGCTCGAAGCCCAGCTTGCCAACGGACCCGTTCAGGCTATGGAAATCCGTGCTTTGGCTCTCAATGCCATCGCTTACGCTGAATACGCTCAGGGACGACCTGTTCAGGCAATCAATCATCTGAAAGAGGCCCTGAAACTTCGTGAGCAACTCAGCCCCATTATCATTGCGGCGTGCCTCTGTAACCTTGGCATCAGCAACATTGAACAGGGCAACTACCGCGAGGCGATCTACTGGTTGATGGAAGCCTACCGGGCACATCCGGATTCCAACGAAGATCGCCAGCTCGAACTCGCCACGCTGACGAATCTGGCCTATGCGCACTACCTCGCGGGGGACCTGTCGCTGGCGACAGAAATTACCCAGAAAGCCTATGCTGCCGCCGGCGAATGGCAAAGCTACAAGGTACGCGCCTACTCCGCGCTTAATCTGGGAACCTACAACACAGAACTTCAGCAGACCGGGCGCGCGCGCTCCTACCTGCAAGAAGCCCTGGTGCTTTCACAGACCCAGCCTGAGCTGACCGCCGACGCTGTTTTACGTGCCAGCATTCTGGACAGTTTGGGCACCCTGGAACATCAGGACGGCAACAGTGAAAGCGCCCTGGAGCTGTATACCCGGGCACGGGAGATCGCGCAGAGAGACGAACTGCCCGCAGTAGAAGCCCTGACCCAGCTGAATATTGGGCGGATGCTGGGACAACTGGGAAGACCGGAGGCCCGGGCAGAACTGGAACGCGCCCTGGAACTGGCCGTGGCGGCGTGCCTATTCAAAGAACAGTTCGAGGCGCACACTGCCCTGGCCGAGCTGACTGCGGCGGCGGCGGACTGGCGCAGTGCGTACCGGCACCAGCAGGAGCTGACCCGCCTCAAATTGCACCTGCTCGAAGGCGAACACGAGCGGCAGCGCAAGGAGTTGAGGGCCGAACTCGACCTCGAACAGATGCGCCGTGAGGGTGAGCTATCGCGTGAGCGGCTCAAGATCGAGGTCGCGGCCCGCGAACGCGCCGAAGCCGAAACGCTGGAACGGACCCAGCAACTGGCGCAGGCGCAGCGGGAAGTGGTGCTGTGCCTCGCACTGGCTGCCGAGTACCGTGACAGTATTACCGGAGAGCACATCAAGCGGGTGGGCACCTTTGCAGCCCATATTGCGCTGGCGCTGGGCTGGAGCCAGGCTGACGCCGAACTGCTCATGCTTGCCTCAAGGCTGCACGACGTGGGCAAGATCGGGATTCCCGACAGCATCCTGCTCAAGCCCGGTAAGCTGACCGAAGTCGAGTACGTGCAGATGCAGGCCCACACATTGATCGGCAGTCAGATCCTGGGTCAAGGCAATTCGGCGCTGCTCAAACTTGCCCAGACCATTGCCCTGAGCCACCACGAACGCTGGAACGGCGAAGGCTATCCTTACGGTCTACATGGAGAAGCGATTCCACTGGCGGGGCGTATCGTGGCGGTCGCAGACGTGTACGACGCCCTGATTCAAAGACGTCCTTATAAAGCAGCTTGGACCCCAGAGCAGGCCGCCGCCGAACTCTCTGCCCAGGCCGGGCGCCACTTTGACCCGGCCCTCGTCGAGGTAGCACTGCGGATTCTCAATGACGTGCATTATTCGGTGGACGAGCTCAAGGAACTTGGACCCCCGACGGTGGGCCCAGCAGCAGCCTCACTGGAACGCGAACTGGCGCTCAGGACGCAGGAATTGCAGGAAGCCCGGAAAAATGCCGGGGAGCTCCTGCAACTTGCCCTGTCGGACAGTTTGACCGGCCTGCACAACAGACGGGCGCTCGAACTTGACCTCGAGCAGCGGATTTACCCCGGCGCGGTGGACTTCTACATGACGTCGCTCGATCTGGACAGCCTGAAGGAAATCAACGACTCGCAGGGCCACCAGTACGGTGATCAGTTGCTGCGGCAATTTGCGTTGTGCTTGCGCCAGAGTTGCGCTGCCGGCAAGACTTACCGCATCGGCGGCGACGAGTTCGCCGTTTTGTGGAATCTGGACGTCACCGAGCAGGACATCGTCCAGGTCCTGCGGCGGTTGCCTCAGAATTTGCGGGTTACTGGACAGCCTGGTATCAGCTTCAGCTATGGGAGCGCCTGCTACAACAGAGATGCTGCCACCGCCGGTGACCTGCTGCGCGTCAGCGACGCCCGGATGTACCGCATGAAAGTGGGGCGGCGCGGGGAAGAAACTGATTCTATATGGTTCAAGGAAGATCACTGA
- the kynA gene encoding tryptophan 2,3-dioxygenase — MSGEPSCPFGGPAPEHSAEQAHRDFSRSLSYGDYLHLDELRSAHQPITDAHDEHLFIAIHHVSEVWLSLIVRELQAAMRLLDAGITDAPLKMLTRVVRAQEQLTAAWDVLKTMTPADYLQFRGAFGQASGFQSQNYRMVEFLLGNRNSTLLRPHEHRADLHRPLAAALHAPSVYDLTLRLLAARGLPVPAEVLQRDYAQPYQTNEAVLASWLSVYCDTETYWDLYELAEKLVDVEDNFRRWRFNHLTTVERTIGFKRGSGGTSGVGYLRGALDVVLFPELWDVRTQL; from the coding sequence GTGAGCGGCGAACCCAGTTGCCCCTTCGGTGGCCCGGCGCCCGAACACTCCGCCGAGCAGGCGCACCGCGATTTCAGCCGCTCGCTGAGCTACGGCGACTACCTGCACCTCGACGAGCTGCGCTCGGCGCACCAGCCGATCACCGACGCCCACGACGAGCATCTGTTTATCGCCATTCACCATGTGTCCGAGGTGTGGCTCTCGCTCATCGTGCGCGAGTTGCAGGCGGCGATGAGACTGCTCGACGCCGGCATCACCGACGCGCCGCTGAAGATGCTGACCCGCGTGGTCCGCGCTCAGGAACAGCTCACCGCCGCCTGGGACGTGCTCAAGACGATGACGCCCGCCGACTACCTCCAGTTTCGCGGCGCCTTTGGGCAAGCGTCGGGGTTTCAGTCGCAAAACTACCGCATGGTCGAATTCCTGCTCGGCAACCGCAACTCCACGCTGCTGCGCCCGCACGAGCACCGCGCCGACCTGCACCGCCCCCTCGCCGCCGCGCTGCACGCCCCCAGCGTGTACGACCTCACCCTGCGCCTCCTCGCCGCGCGGGGGCTGCCGGTGCCCGCCGAGGTGCTGCAACGCGACTACGCCCAGCCTTACCAAACGAACGAAGCGGTCCTGGCAAGCTGGCTGAGCGTGTACTGCGACACCGAGACTTACTGGGACCTCTACGAACTCGCCGAGAAGCTGGTGGATGTGGAGGACAACTTCCGGCGCTGGCGTTTCAACCACCTCACCACCGTGGAACGCACCATCGGCTTCAAGCGCGGCTCGGGCGGCACCAGCGGCGTGGGCTACCTGCGCGGGGCCCTTGACGTGGTGCTGTTTCCCGAACTGTGGGACGTGAGGACGCAATTGTGA
- a CDS encoding NAD-dependent succinate-semialdehyde dehydrogenase yields the protein MTATPQASARPERPFATVNPYTGETVKTFPFLESAEIPALIERADQAYREWGQRPVTERAAIMRRAAELMLERTDELASLITLEMGKLLREAKGEVALAASILNYYGEQGPSFLEPKTIPVPQGEAAVLHAPLGVLLGIEPWNYPLYQVVRFAAPNLVVGNTVLLKHSELCPQSALALEQLFHDAGVPQGAYTNLFLRIADIEQVIAHPAVQGVSLTGSERAGASVAELAGRHLKKCVLELGGSDPFIVLDAEDLDTTVKAAATGRLSNTGQACIAAKRLMVVDDLYDEFVSRLGQTFSAFVPGDPADPSTRLGPLSSEQAARDLQAQVQDAIDKGATVVAGGQRPEHPGAFVQPTVLTDVTPDMRAYHEELFGPVAVVYRVRDEDEAVALANASTYGLGGAVFSSDLDRAQRVAERLDTGMVWINHPTSSAADLPFGGVKRSGFGRELSSMGMLEFTNQKLVRAFPTKQKPAQVAG from the coding sequence ATGACTGCCACCCCCCAAGCGTCCGCCCGTCCCGAGCGTCCCTTTGCCACTGTCAACCCCTACACCGGCGAAACGGTCAAGACCTTTCCCTTTTTGGAGAGCGCCGAAATTCCGGCCCTCATCGAGCGCGCCGACCAGGCCTACCGCGAGTGGGGCCAACGCCCGGTGACGGAGCGGGCCGCGATCATGCGCCGCGCCGCCGAGTTGATGCTCGAGCGCACTGATGAACTTGCCAGCCTGATCACGCTCGAAATGGGCAAGCTGCTGCGCGAGGCCAAGGGCGAAGTCGCGCTCGCCGCCAGCATCCTCAACTACTACGGCGAGCAGGGCCCGAGCTTCCTCGAACCCAAGACCATCCCGGTGCCGCAGGGTGAAGCCGCCGTGCTGCACGCGCCGCTGGGCGTCCTGCTCGGCATCGAGCCGTGGAACTACCCGCTGTATCAGGTCGTGCGTTTTGCTGCGCCCAACCTCGTCGTCGGCAACACGGTGCTGCTCAAGCACTCCGAACTCTGCCCACAGTCGGCGCTCGCCCTCGAACAACTGTTCCATGACGCGGGCGTGCCGCAGGGGGCCTACACCAACCTGTTTCTGCGGATTGCCGACATCGAACAGGTCATCGCGCACCCCGCCGTACAGGGCGTGTCGCTCACCGGCAGCGAGCGCGCCGGGGCGAGCGTGGCCGAACTGGCGGGGCGGCACCTGAAAAAGTGCGTGCTGGAACTCGGCGGCAGTGACCCCTTCATCGTGCTCGACGCCGAGGACCTCGACACGACGGTCAAGGCGGCGGCCACGGGGCGCCTGAGCAACACCGGGCAGGCCTGCATCGCGGCCAAGCGCCTGATGGTCGTGGACGACCTGTACGACGAGTTCGTGTCCCGGCTGGGTCAGACCTTCTCGGCCTTCGTGCCCGGCGACCCCGCCGACCCTTCGACCCGCCTGGGGCCGCTGTCTTCCGAACAGGCCGCCCGTGACTTGCAGGCGCAGGTGCAAGACGCCATCGACAAAGGTGCGACCGTCGTCGCGGGCGGGCAGCGACCCGAGCATCCCGGCGCCTTCGTGCAGCCTACCGTGCTCACCGACGTGACACCCGACATGCGCGCCTACCACGAGGAACTGTTCGGCCCGGTGGCGGTCGTCTACCGCGTGCGCGACGAGGACGAAGCCGTAGCGCTGGCGAACGCTTCGACCTATGGGCTGGGCGGCGCGGTGTTCAGCAGCGACCTCGACCGGGCGCAGCGGGTGGCCGAGCGCCTCGACACCGGCATGGTCTGGATCAACCACCCCACGTCCTCCGCCGCTGACCTGCCCTTCGGCGGCGTCAAACGCTCGGGTTTCGGGCGTGAGCTGTCCTCGATGGGAATGCTCGAATTCACCAACCAGAAGCTGGTGCGCGCTTTCCCGACCAAGCAAAAGCCCGCGCAGGTCGCTGGCTGA
- a CDS encoding S8 family serine peptidase: MSKLSLTLLASLTSALLLAGCGQVAPTIARPVATQAATVATVSIKPGDTPAAVEAMTGGKVLLWNAEGCDDHCTAVVSLTQSKLMAQGLNVGRHISVEANHNRVKNLGARPIWIWSVGMQSAEPMRGLGARPIWIWGGNLWQDGQYQPLPENTAAWQQIGLPAAQASAPNAGKSQVIAVIDTGVDLEHPALKGALTPASTWLDLVDGDTLPQDDGELGTGGVGHGTAVAGIATQVAPMVQIMPVRALGTDGSGDISAVVQAIVWAVDHGANIINLSLGSNEASEALQSAVRYADEKGVAVVAAAGNAGNNELTYPAAYARTSAGLLSVGSVSDSDVKSGFSNYAASLEVLAPGERIATYAPNNKLALWTGTSMSAPVVAGLLALMQGERQAAGGENAVTAHAHDISGIALNQPFTGGLGYGRIDAAATVLGWKQQ; this comes from the coding sequence ATGTCGAAGCTCTCCCTCACCCTCCTGGCTTCCCTCACTTCCGCCCTGCTGCTTGCCGGGTGCGGACAGGTCGCTCCGACCATCGCCCGCCCTGTTGCCACGCAGGCTGCCACTGTGGCGACGGTCAGCATCAAGCCGGGCGATACGCCCGCAGCTGTGGAGGCCATGACCGGGGGCAAGGTCCTGCTATGGAACGCCGAGGGCTGCGACGATCACTGCACCGCTGTGGTCAGCCTGACTCAGTCAAAGTTGATGGCGCAGGGCCTTAACGTGGGCCGCCACATTTCTGTCGAAGCCAACCACAACCGAGTCAAGAACCTGGGTGCCCGGCCCATCTGGATCTGGTCGGTAGGGATGCAGTCAGCCGAGCCCATGCGGGGCTTGGGCGCCCGGCCCATCTGGATCTGGGGGGGCAACCTCTGGCAAGACGGGCAGTACCAGCCCTTGCCGGAAAATACGGCGGCGTGGCAGCAGATCGGTTTGCCCGCCGCGCAGGCCAGTGCCCCCAATGCGGGCAAATCGCAGGTCATCGCCGTGATCGACACTGGCGTCGACCTGGAGCACCCCGCTCTCAAGGGCGCCCTGACCCCCGCCTCGACCTGGCTCGATCTGGTTGACGGCGACACGCTGCCGCAAGACGACGGGGAACTCGGCACGGGCGGCGTGGGCCACGGTACGGCGGTCGCCGGCATCGCGACCCAGGTGGCTCCGATGGTCCAGATCATGCCTGTTCGTGCGCTGGGGACCGACGGCTCGGGCGACATCAGCGCGGTGGTGCAGGCGATCGTGTGGGCGGTCGATCACGGCGCCAACATCATCAACTTGAGCCTGGGCAGCAATGAAGCCTCGGAAGCCCTGCAAAGTGCCGTGCGCTACGCCGACGAAAAGGGAGTCGCTGTGGTCGCCGCCGCAGGAAATGCGGGCAATAATGAACTGACCTACCCCGCCGCTTATGCCCGCACGAGTGCTGGCCTGCTGAGCGTCGGCAGTGTCTCAGACAGTGACGTGAAGTCGGGCTTTTCCAACTACGCCGCCTCGCTGGAGGTGCTGGCACCCGGTGAACGGATCGCGACCTACGCGCCGAACAATAAGCTCGCCCTGTGGACTGGAACGTCCATGTCGGCTCCAGTCGTTGCCGGGCTGCTGGCCCTGATGCAGGGCGAAAGACAGGCGGCCGGCGGGGAGAACGCTGTCACCGCACACGCACATGACATTTCCGGTATTGCCCTGAACCAGCCCTTTACCGGTGGCCTGGGCTACGGACGAATTGACGCGGCCGCCACTGTGCTGGGGTGGAAACAGCAGTAA
- the pprA gene encoding DNA repair protein PprA, with product MLPLAFLICSGHNKGSMARAKAKDQTDGIYAAFDTLMSTAGVDSQIAALAASEADAGTLDAALTQSLQEAQGRWGLGLHHLRHEARLTDDGDIEILTDGRPSARVSEGFGALAQAYAPMQALDERGLSQWAALGEGYRAPGDLPLAQLKVLIEHARDFETDWSAGRGETFQRVWRKGDTLFVEVARPASAEAALSDAAWDVIASIKDRAFQRELMRRSEKDGMLGALLGARHAGAKANLAQLPEAHFTVQAFVQTLSGAAARNAEEYRAALKTAAAALEEYQGVTTRQLSEVLRHGLRES from the coding sequence GTGCTACCCCTGGCCTTTTTAATCTGTTCAGGGCATAATAAAGGCAGTATGGCAAGGGCTAAAGCAAAAGACCAAACGGACGGCATCTACGCCGCCTTCGACACCTTGATGAGCACGGCGGGCGTGGACAGCCAGATCGCCGCCCTCGCCGCGAGTGAGGCCGACGCGGGCACGCTGGACGCGGCGCTCACGCAGTCCTTGCAAGAAGCGCAGGGGCGCTGGGGGCTGGGGCTGCACCACCTGCGCCATGAGGCGCGGCTGACCGACGACGGCGACATCGAAATTCTGACCGATGGCCGCCCCAGCGCCCGCGTGAGCGAGGGCTTCGGAGCACTCGCGCAGGCCTACGCGCCCATGCAGGCGCTCGACGAACGCGGCCTGAGCCAGTGGGCGGCGCTCGGCGAGGGCTACCGCGCTCCCGGCGACTTGCCGTTGGCGCAGCTCAAGGTGCTGATCGAGCACGCCCGCGACTTCGAAACCGACTGGTCGGCGGGGCGCGGCGAAACCTTTCAGCGCGTGTGGCGCAAGGGCGACACCCTGTTTGTCGAGGTGGCCCGGCCCGCGTCCGCCGAGGCCGCGCTCTCCGACGCTGCCTGGGACGTGATCGCCAGCATCAAGGACCGCGCCTTCCAGCGTGAGCTGATGCGCCGCAGCGAGAAGGACGGGATGCTCGGCGCCCTGCTCGGGGCTCGCCACGCCGGGGCCAAGGCCAACCTCGCCCAGCTGCCCGAAGCGCACTTCACCGTGCAGGCGTTCGTGCAGACCCTCAGCGGAGCCGCCGCCCGCAACGCCGAGGAGTACCGCGCGGCCCTGAAAACCGCCGCCGCTGCGCTGGAGGAATACCAGGGCGTGACCACCCGCCAACTGTCCGAAGTGCTGCGGCACGGCCTGCGCGAGAGCTGA
- the lexA gene encoding transcriptional repressor LexA produces the protein MPPELTPTRRSILQATLRLGAGATAGQVAQEVGITKQAISQQVNILRKLGYLQPAETRYGPLQVTDRARAALGEGLPIYGQIAAGIPALAEQSPEDFTPSIEALLGLKAGDFLLRVRGESMTGIGVMDGDYVVVRPAPEVHDGEVAVVLVPGDNAATLKRLYHFGQDILLTSENPAMPRLSFPAEQVQVQGRMVGRVGVGAPRVSHRVTE, from the coding sequence ATGCCGCCTGAACTGACGCCCACCCGCCGCTCCATCCTGCAAGCCACCCTGCGTCTGGGCGCGGGGGCCACGGCGGGGCAGGTGGCGCAGGAAGTGGGCATCACCAAGCAGGCAATCAGCCAGCAGGTGAACATCCTGCGCAAGCTCGGCTACCTCCAGCCGGCCGAAACGCGCTACGGCCCGTTGCAGGTCACGGACCGGGCGCGGGCGGCGCTGGGCGAAGGGCTGCCGATCTACGGCCAGATCGCCGCCGGCATCCCGGCCCTTGCCGAGCAGTCGCCCGAGGACTTTACCCCCAGCATCGAGGCGCTGCTCGGCCTGAAAGCGGGCGATTTCTTGCTGCGGGTGCGCGGCGAAAGCATGACCGGCATCGGCGTGATGGACGGCGACTACGTGGTGGTGCGCCCGGCGCCCGAGGTCCACGACGGCGAGGTGGCGGTGGTCCTCGTGCCCGGCGACAATGCGGCGACCCTCAAGCGGCTGTACCACTTCGGCCAGGACATCCTCCTGACGAGCGAGAACCCCGCCATGCCGCGCCTGTCTTTTCCCGCCGAGCAGGTGCAGGTGCAGGGGCGAATGGTGGGGCGCGTCGGGGTCGGGGCGCCGCGCGTGAGCCACCGCGTGACCGAGTAG
- a CDS encoding alpha/beta hydrolase, producing MSRPELFDPAVNAEYMPSRRVPNARDYFAAWTERSAEVRRQHPPRELRYGPGEHETMDIFEPSGSAAGTLLFIHGGYWVAFSKDDFSFVAPPLLALGWRVAVMSYDLAPAVSLRHIVGQARAAASALGQAYPGPLVVAGHSAGGHLTAMLHSTDWAAEGLPAPLLTASVGISGLYDLAPLRQTELQADLRLSEEEARALSPLCAQPTTAAPFLAAVGALESGSFQQQSRRLAELWPRTRLLEQPGRHHFDAPDDLAGLLGEVLNEKTHD from the coding sequence GTGAGCCGACCAGAACTGTTCGACCCTGCCGTCAACGCCGAATACATGCCCAGCCGACGGGTGCCGAATGCGCGGGATTATTTCGCGGCCTGGACGGAACGCAGCGCGGAAGTGCGCCGTCAGCACCCTCCCCGCGAGCTGCGCTACGGCCCCGGTGAACACGAGACGATGGACATCTTCGAGCCGTCCGGGTCGGCAGCGGGCACCCTGCTGTTCATTCACGGCGGGTACTGGGTGGCGTTCTCCAAGGACGATTTCTCGTTTGTCGCGCCGCCGCTGCTCGCGCTGGGCTGGCGGGTCGCGGTGATGAGTTACGACCTCGCCCCGGCGGTCTCGCTGCGGCACATCGTGGGGCAGGCACGGGCGGCAGCTTCGGCGCTGGGGCAGGCGTATCCGGGGCCGCTGGTGGTCGCCGGGCACTCGGCGGGCGGGCATCTCACCGCCATGCTGCACAGCACCGACTGGGCCGCCGAGGGGCTCCCGGCACCTCTGCTCACCGCCAGCGTCGGCATCAGTGGCCTGTACGACCTCGCGCCCCTCCGGCAGACCGAGTTGCAGGCCGACCTGCGGCTGAGCGAGGAAGAAGCCCGCGCCCTCAGCCCGCTCTGCGCCCAGCCGACCACCGCCGCGCCGTTTCTGGCCGCTGTGGGAGCACTCGAAAGCGGGTCGTTCCAGCAGCAGTCGCGGCGACTCGCTGAACTCTGGCCGCGCACACGGCTGCTCGAACAACCTGGGCGGCATCACTTCGATGCGCCGGACGACCTGGCTGGGCTGCTGGGAGAAGTGCTGAATGAGAAGACGCACGATTAG
- a CDS encoding MBL fold metallo-hydrolase, whose protein sequence is MTASAASTVTHPTVTRHVTASGARIYTIGIRAFEHLGVNVFLVVVGDPQQPSYTALIDAGSSFDFSQQGLLDGLKRVREEYGEAWSWETLSRLVITHPHPDHVGGLPFVRTLTAAPVAAHALAAAVIEEPGRRAEAFKLGADAMLARLGVPEGEYAARLRRRAGNLMSPSGVKVETALQDGDTLDGLFTVLHTPGHDGAQICLRLDEVLLSADHLLPHNSPPLMPGWMLPGSGLGPYLAALDHIETLEGVDLALGSHDEPMPDWRGRVDFLRRRYDDKLRGVLGAASEPQTIYALTCAVNPRLRAAQALLLLDQTAALVEELVVRGELHETREQAADGERWTYQRA, encoded by the coding sequence GTGACCGCTTCCGCCGCTTCCACCGTCACCCACCCCACCGTCACCCGCCACGTCACCGCCAGCGGCGCGAGAATCTACACCATCGGTATCCGCGCGTTTGAGCACCTCGGGGTCAATGTCTTTCTTGTCGTGGTGGGCGACCCGCAGCAGCCGAGCTACACGGCGCTCATCGACGCGGGCAGCAGCTTCGACTTCAGCCAGCAAGGGCTGCTAGATGGCCTGAAGCGCGTGCGCGAGGAGTATGGCGAGGCGTGGAGCTGGGAGACCCTCTCGCGCCTCGTCATCACCCACCCGCACCCGGACCATGTGGGCGGGCTGCCCTTCGTGCGGACGCTGACGGCGGCTCCGGTGGCAGCACACGCGCTGGCGGCGGCGGTCATCGAGGAGCCGGGGCGCCGCGCCGAGGCGTTCAAGCTGGGGGCGGACGCCATGCTCGCGCGGCTCGGTGTGCCCGAGGGCGAGTATGCGGCGCGGCTGCGGCGGCGGGCGGGCAACCTGATGAGTCCGTCCGGGGTGAAGGTGGAGACGGCGCTGCAAGACGGCGACACGCTCGATGGGCTTTTTACCGTGCTGCACACGCCGGGGCACGACGGCGCGCAGATTTGCCTGCGGCTGGACGAGGTGCTCCTGAGCGCCGACCACCTGCTCCCGCACAACTCGCCGCCGCTGATGCCGGGCTGGATGCTGCCGGGCAGCGGGCTGGGGCCGTACCTCGCCGCGCTGGACCACATCGAAACGCTGGAGGGCGTCGACCTCGCGCTCGGCAGCCACGACGAGCCGATGCCCGACTGGCGCGGACGCGTGGACTTTCTGCGCCGCCGCTACGACGACAAGCTGCGTGGGGTGCTCGGCGCCGCCAGCGAGCCGCAGACCATCTACGCGCTGACCTGCGCGGTCAATCCCCGCTTGCGTGCGGCCCAGGCGCTCTTGCTGCTCGACCAGACGGCGGCGCTCGTCGAGGAACTCGTGGTGCGGGGCGAATTGCACGAAACGCGCGAACAGGCCGCGGACGGCGAGCGCTGGACGTACCAGCGGGCCTGA